A genomic window from Terrisporobacter glycolicus ATCC 14880 = DSM 1288 includes:
- a CDS encoding TatD family hydrolase produces MYIDFHSHIDFYKDHELQKVYDDINKNNIKVISCAMDEKSYKKNLGFSKVCSNIIPTFGIHPWKVTNVVTNLDIYDNYIKSSKIIGEVGLDFHWVEDKSTYEPQVEVFKHFVKKSKTYDKFLNIHTKGAEELIYNILHEENMLEKSIIHWYSGDLSTLNKFIDAKSYFTLSVDINTSQKSQEIARLVPVDLILAETDGPTALEWVTGVYGMPSEIINVYDGICNTKDISMDELKHHIEHNYNIIFK; encoded by the coding sequence ATGTATATAGATTTTCACAGTCATATAGATTTCTACAAAGACCATGAATTGCAAAAGGTTTATGATGATATAAATAAAAACAATATAAAAGTAATCTCCTGTGCTATGGATGAAAAAAGCTATAAGAAAAATCTTGGCTTTTCTAAAGTTTGTTCCAATATTATACCTACTTTTGGTATACATCCTTGGAAAGTTACTAATGTAGTCACCAACCTAGATATCTATGATAACTACATAAAAAGTAGCAAAATCATAGGTGAAGTCGGTCTGGATTTTCACTGGGTGGAGGATAAGTCAACTTATGAGCCTCAGGTTGAAGTTTTTAAACATTTTGTAAAAAAATCTAAAACTTATGATAAATTCTTAAACATCCATACTAAAGGTGCAGAAGAATTAATTTATAATATTTTACATGAAGAAAATATGTTGGAAAAATCCATAATTCACTGGTATAGCGGAGATTTATCTACCTTAAATAAATTTATAGATGCTAAATCTTATTTCACTTTAAGCGTAGATATAAATACTTCACAAAAAAGCCAAGAAATTGCCAGGCTAGTCCCTGTTGATCTTATTCTAGCAGAAACAGATGGTCCTACTGCTTTGGAATGGGTTACTGGAGTTTATGGTATGCCTAGTGAGATTATCAATGTATACGATGGCATATGTAATACAAAAGATATCTCTATGGATGAATTAAAACATCATATTGAACACAATTACAATATTATATTTAAGTAG
- a CDS encoding SH3 domain-containing protein: MFKKTLKATALLSSLAIMVGMAKPINVDAATTYVMSTGSVNVRTGASTKYKSIDKLKKGKVVKVLSSKSGWYKVQLSGNKTGWSSKKYLTTTNATVKSTVNVRSGASKKHKVVDKLSKGEKVKVLSSSGDWHRVQFDGNETGWSHEDYINKTSSSNSSGSSMNVARKLTVKSYAYTGGGYTATGTKAKYGTLAVDPKVIPYGTKVYIKELDKVFTAEDCGGGIKGNKVDIYMNTESACRNWGVRTITLQILK; encoded by the coding sequence ATGTTTAAGAAAACTTTAAAAGCGACAGCACTTTTATCGTCATTAGCGATAATGGTAGGTATGGCTAAGCCTATAAATGTTGATGCAGCGACTACTTATGTAATGTCAACAGGAAGTGTAAATGTTAGAACTGGAGCATCAACTAAATATAAATCAATAGATAAACTTAAAAAAGGTAAAGTAGTAAAAGTATTATCGTCAAAAAGCGGATGGTACAAAGTACAATTATCTGGCAACAAAACTGGATGGTCTAGCAAAAAATACTTAACAACTACAAATGCTACAGTAAAATCTACTGTAAACGTGAGAAGTGGAGCGTCAAAAAAGCACAAAGTTGTAGATAAACTTAGCAAGGGAGAAAAGGTAAAAGTATTATCTTCTTCAGGTGATTGGCATAGAGTACAATTTGATGGAAATGAAACTGGATGGTCTCACGAGGACTATATAAATAAAACGAGTTCATCAAATTCGTCAGGATCATCAATGAATGTTGCAAGAAAACTTACTGTTAAATCTTATGCATATACAGGAGGAGGATACACAGCAACAGGAACAAAAGCAAAGTATGGAACATTAGCTGTAGATCCAAAGGTAATTCCTTATGGAACTAAAGTTTACATAAAAGAATTAGATAAAGTTTTCACTGCTGAAGATTGTGGTGGTGGAATAAAAGGAAATAAAGTAGATATATATATGAACACAGAATCTGCTTGCAGAAACTGGGGAGTTAGAACAATAACATTACAAATATTAAAATAG
- a CDS encoding rhodanese-like domain-containing protein, whose translation MRIFFKKYLIKYKDITDEITIDVRTEDQYNSDKKLQYNVPIINRIQYDFIHKYLIIAEIVIIYGLLKNIKKIKLDLLNISNNRKSKIVIACSKGRLRSPTLWAYAKYLGIDAKVLDGGVASIKSNECFI comes from the coding sequence ATGAGAATATTTTTTAAAAAATATCTAATTAAATACAAAGATATTACTGATGAAATTACAATAGATGTAAGGACTGAAGATCAATATAATTCTGATAAAAAATTACAATACAACGTGCCCATTATTAATAGAATCCAATATGATTTTATTCACAAATATTTAATTATTGCGGAAATAGTAATAATCTATGGTTTGTTAAAAAATATAAAAAAAATAAAATTAGATTTATTAAATATATCTAATAACAGAAAATCAAAAATTGTTATTGCCTGTTCAAAAGGAAGGCTTAGAAGCCCTACTCTATGGGCATACGCAAAGTATCTTGGTATAGATGCAAAAGTTCTAGATGGTGGAGTAGCTTCCATTAAATCAAATGAGTGTTTTATCTAA
- a CDS encoding ABC transporter ATP-binding protein, giving the protein MSEILKIENIEKYYGNKGNIVKAIDDISFNVERGEFIGVMGPSGSGKTTLLNTIATIDEVSSGHIYLDKQDLTEITPKNIAKFRRENLGFIFQDFNLLDTLTIHENIALALTINRTKKTEIDEKVLNVAKELGIEDLLSKYPYEVSGGQKQRTACARALITNPKIILADEPTGALDSRSAQMLIEMISNMNKELGATILMVTHDSFTASYCDRILFINDGKIFTELIKGKNTRKQFFNQILDVVALLGGDVRDVR; this is encoded by the coding sequence ATGAGTGAAATACTAAAAATAGAAAACATAGAAAAATATTATGGTAATAAAGGAAATATAGTTAAGGCAATAGATGATATAAGCTTTAACGTGGAAAGGGGAGAATTTATAGGGGTTATGGGACCATCTGGTTCCGGAAAGACAACATTGTTAAATACCATTGCTACTATAGATGAAGTTAGCTCTGGTCATATTTATTTAGATAAGCAAGATCTAACAGAAATAACTCCAAAGAATATAGCAAAGTTTAGAAGAGAAAATTTAGGATTTATTTTTCAAGATTTTAACTTATTAGATACTTTAACTATACATGAGAATATTGCACTGGCCCTTACAATTAATAGGACTAAAAAAACAGAGATAGATGAAAAAGTTCTAAATGTGGCAAAAGAGTTGGGTATTGAAGATTTACTTTCAAAATATCCTTATGAAGTGTCTGGTGGGCAAAAACAAAGAACTGCTTGTGCAAGAGCATTAATAACAAATCCAAAGATTATTTTAGCTGATGAGCCAACAGGTGCACTAGATTCCAGGTCGGCACAAATGCTTATAGAGATGATTTCGAACATGAATAAAGAATTAGGAGCTACAATATTAATGGTAACTCATGATTCATTTACAGCAAGCTATTGTGATAGGATTTTATTTATTAATGATGGAAAGATTTTTACTGAGCTAATAAAAGGTAAAAATACTCGTAAGCAATTTTTCAATCAAATATTAGATGTGGTTGCATTGTTAGGTGGTGACGTTAGGGATGTACGTTAA
- a CDS encoding ABC transporter ATP-binding protein — MNSYQTNKKIIISNLSKKYKDKLILKDIDLHVYDEEIVSIIGPSGCGKSTIFNILSNLTTSDSGEVDINGRFSYMYQKDLLLPYKNIMDNVSLPLILKGEKKKKSQETVKPYFSTFGLEGYENKYPHELSGGMRQRVNFMRTFVNSSDIMLLDEPFGALDSITRASMQNWLLDIKKEIKSTILLITHDIDEAIILSDRIYILSNKPAVVNKEVFVDKRIYSKDNLENIAKLKKEILGYL, encoded by the coding sequence ATGAATTCTTACCAAACTAATAAAAAAATTATTATTAGTAATTTATCAAAAAAATACAAAGATAAGCTTATTTTAAAAGATATTGATTTACATGTTTATGATGAAGAGATTGTTTCCATTATAGGTCCTAGTGGTTGTGGTAAAAGTACTATTTTCAACATACTTTCCAACTTAACAACTAGTGATTCTGGTGAAGTAGATATTAATGGTCGTTTCAGCTATATGTACCAAAAAGATCTTCTACTCCCTTACAAAAACATAATGGATAATGTTTCTCTTCCCTTAATCTTAAAAGGTGAAAAAAAGAAAAAAAGTCAAGAAACAGTTAAACCTTACTTCTCCACTTTTGGTTTAGAAGGTTACGAAAATAAATATCCTCATGAACTTTCTGGTGGTATGAGGCAAAGGGTGAACTTTATGAGAACCTTTGTTAATTCCAGCGATATTATGCTTTTAGATGAACCTTTTGGAGCATTAGATTCCATTACAAGAGCTTCCATGCAAAATTGGCTACTGGACATAAAGAAGGAAATTAAGTCTACCATATTGCTTATTACTCACGATATTGACGAGGCAATAATTTTGTCAGACAGAATTTATATTTTATCAAATAAACCTGCTGTAGTTAATAAAGAAGTTTTTGTAGACAAACGTATCTACAGTAAAGATAATCTAGAAAACATAGCTAAACTTAAGAAAGAAATCTTAGGTTATTTATAA
- a CDS encoding NAD(P)-dependent oxidoreductase: MRKIDINELQEEVSRCLHCKKPRCKANCPVETPIPEIIELYKTGKMEEAGRILFENNPLSAVCGVICPHEDQCLGNCIKGIKDKPVKFHELETHISSEYLKNAKFTQHKKLEDRIAIVGSGPAGITLAFNLAKRGYKITIFEKNEAIGGVLRYGIPDFRLSREVLDNIEKRLLDLNVKIRYNALVGPVLTIDKLLEDGYKAIFIGTGVWNPKPLRIKGESLGDVHYAINYLKSPKSFRLGDKVIIIGAGNVAMDAARTAKYYGAKEVTVVYRKDFEHMTATNAEIEDAKEEGVKFELFKSPVEIVDEGVVFVDTKFVEEDGKTKMVNVENSEKLMEADSVIIAVSQSPKNNIVSNTENLETNRHGLLVIDDIGHTTKEGVFASGDVVTGARTVVEAVAHGKKVADSIDEYCRQK, encoded by the coding sequence ATGAGAAAAATAGACATAAATGAACTGCAAGAGGAAGTAAGCAGATGTTTACATTGCAAAAAGCCAAGATGTAAGGCAAATTGTCCTGTAGAAACGCCAATTCCAGAAATAATAGAGCTTTATAAAACTGGAAAAATGGAAGAAGCTGGACGAATATTATTTGAGAATAATCCTTTATCAGCAGTGTGTGGAGTTATATGCCCTCATGAAGATCAATGTTTAGGAAATTGTATTAAAGGAATAAAGGATAAGCCAGTGAAGTTTCATGAGCTAGAAACTCATATATCTAGTGAATATTTAAAAAATGCAAAATTTACACAACACAAAAAACTAGAAGATAGAATAGCAATAGTAGGTTCAGGACCTGCAGGAATTACTTTAGCATTTAACTTAGCTAAAAGAGGATACAAAATTACTATATTTGAGAAAAATGAAGCCATAGGTGGAGTACTTAGATATGGAATACCTGATTTTAGATTATCAAGAGAAGTATTAGACAATATAGAAAAAAGACTTTTAGACTTAAATGTGAAAATTAGATACAATGCCTTAGTTGGTCCAGTTTTAACTATAGACAAATTGTTAGAAGATGGATATAAGGCAATATTTATAGGTACTGGAGTATGGAATCCAAAACCACTTAGAATAAAAGGTGAAAGCCTAGGTGATGTTCACTATGCTATTAACTACCTAAAATCTCCAAAGTCATTTAGATTAGGTGACAAAGTTATAATTATAGGAGCTGGAAATGTGGCAATGGATGCAGCAAGAACTGCAAAGTACTATGGCGCAAAAGAGGTCACTGTTGTTTATAGAAAAGATTTTGAACATATGACAGCTACAAATGCAGAAATAGAAGATGCAAAAGAAGAAGGAGTTAAATTTGAATTATTCAAATCTCCTGTGGAAATAGTAGACGAAGGTGTTGTATTTGTTGATACAAAGTTTGTTGAGGAAGATGGAAAAACTAAAATGGTCAATGTGGAAAATTCAGAAAAGCTAATGGAAGCTGATTCTGTAATAATTGCTGTTAGCCAAAGTCCAAAAAACAATATTGTTTCAAACACAGAAAATCTAGAAACAAATAGACATGGTTTACTTGTTATAGATGATATTGGACACACAACAAAAGAAGGTGTTTTTGCATCTGGAGATGTGGTTACAGGAGCAAGAACAGTAGTGGAAGCTGTGGCTCATGGTAAAAAAGTTGCTGATTCTATTGATGAATACTGTAGACAAAAATAA
- a CDS encoding ABC transporter substrate-binding protein, protein MKFKKSISLMTAALLTIGLVTGCSKKSTEKKEGNSDLQKVTVVLDWTPNTNHTGLYVALDKGYYKEQGLDVEIIQPSDGTATTIVATGKADFGVSYQEDVTYAKTSEDPLPIKSIATIIQHNTSGFASPANKKIKTVKDFENKTYGGWGSESEKATLNAIMTNNGADFSKIKIVDIGKDDFFTATKGDIDIANIFEGWTGVEAKLRGEDINFVATKDLDKRLDYYTPLLITSEKIINENPDLAKKFLAATSKGYQDCVKNPEESAKILLKHAPEINEDLAIESQKYLADKYIDDASKWGEMKDSVWNNYTDFMKEYKLINKDMKASDAYTNEFLPN, encoded by the coding sequence ATGAAGTTTAAAAAAAGCATATCATTAATGACAGCTGCACTACTTACTATAGGTTTAGTGACAGGTTGCTCAAAGAAAAGTACTGAAAAAAAAGAAGGAAACTCAGATTTACAAAAGGTTACTGTAGTTCTTGACTGGACTCCAAATACTAACCATACAGGATTATATGTTGCTTTAGATAAAGGATATTACAAAGAACAAGGTTTAGATGTGGAAATAATTCAACCATCTGATGGTACTGCTACTACTATAGTTGCCACAGGAAAAGCTGATTTTGGTGTAAGTTATCAAGAAGATGTTACTTATGCAAAAACTAGTGAAGACCCACTTCCAATAAAATCTATAGCTACAATTATTCAACACAATACTTCTGGGTTTGCATCTCCAGCAAACAAAAAAATTAAAACTGTAAAAGATTTTGAAAACAAAACTTACGGTGGATGGGGATCAGAATCAGAAAAAGCTACTTTAAATGCAATTATGACTAACAACGGTGCTGATTTTAGCAAAATCAAAATAGTAGATATAGGAAAAGATGATTTCTTCACAGCTACTAAAGGTGACATAGATATAGCTAATATTTTCGAAGGTTGGACAGGTGTAGAGGCAAAGCTTCGTGGGGAAGATATAAACTTTGTAGCTACTAAGGATTTAGACAAAAGATTAGACTACTATACTCCTCTTTTAATAACTAGTGAAAAAATAATAAATGAAAATCCAGACCTTGCTAAGAAGTTTTTAGCTGCAACAAGCAAAGGATACCAAGATTGTGTTAAAAATCCTGAAGAAAGTGCAAAAATATTATTAAAACATGCTCCTGAAATAAACGAAGACTTAGCTATTGAAAGTCAAAAGTATTTAGCTGATAAATATATAGATGACGCTTCTAAATGGGGCGAAATGAAAGATAGTGTTTGGAATAATTACACTGATTTCATGAAAGAATATAAATTAATAAACAAGGATATGAAAGCAAGTGATGCATATACAAATGAATTCTTACCAAACTAA
- the megL gene encoding methionine gamma-lyase, whose product MNNDSLKKMGFATKAIHAGTTENTPGTLATPIYQTSTFYFDSAEQGGKRFAGEEGGYIYSRLGNPTTKVLEDKIAMLEGGQAAAAMSSGMGAISSALWTLLKAGDHVVASNTLYGCTFALLNHGLTRYGVEVDFVDVTDPENVRKAMKKNTKVVYLETPANPTMLITDVEAVSKIAHEVEGCQVMVDNTFCSPYLQRPLELGADIVVHSATKYINGHGDVIAGIVVGREDYITQVKMFGIKDMTGSVLSPNDAFLMIRGMKTLQIRMDRHCSNAMEVAKFLESHPAVEKVYYPGLESFEGHELAKKQMSQFGGIMAFEVKGGVEAGKKLMNSLHLCILAVSLGDAETLVEHAASMTHSPYSKEEREAAGISDGLVRISVGLEDVKDIIDDLKQGLDQLL is encoded by the coding sequence ATGAACAATGATTCATTAAAAAAAATGGGCTTTGCAACTAAGGCAATTCACGCAGGAACTACAGAAAACACACCAGGAACATTGGCAACTCCAATCTATCAAACATCAACATTTTATTTTGACTCTGCCGAGCAGGGTGGTAAGAGATTTGCAGGAGAAGAAGGCGGATATATCTATTCTAGACTAGGAAATCCAACAACAAAAGTATTAGAAGATAAGATAGCAATGCTAGAAGGTGGTCAGGCAGCAGCTGCCATGTCTTCAGGAATGGGAGCCATATCTTCAGCTTTATGGACTCTTTTGAAAGCAGGAGATCATGTGGTAGCATCAAACACTTTATACGGATGCACTTTTGCACTACTTAATCATGGATTAACAAGATATGGTGTAGAAGTTGATTTTGTTGATGTTACAGATCCGGAAAATGTTAGAAAAGCAATGAAGAAAAACACAAAGGTAGTTTATCTAGAAACTCCAGCAAATCCAACTATGCTAATTACAGATGTAGAGGCAGTAAGTAAGATTGCTCATGAAGTAGAGGGATGCCAGGTTATGGTAGACAACACTTTCTGTTCACCTTATTTACAAAGACCACTTGAACTTGGAGCGGACATAGTGGTTCACTCTGCAACAAAATATATAAATGGACATGGTGATGTTATAGCAGGTATAGTTGTTGGTAGAGAAGACTATATAACTCAAGTTAAAATGTTTGGTATAAAAGATATGACAGGAAGTGTGTTAAGTCCCAACGATGCTTTTTTAATGATAAGAGGAATGAAAACACTTCAAATAAGAATGGATAGACATTGTTCCAATGCTATGGAAGTTGCAAAATTCTTAGAATCACACCCTGCAGTAGAAAAAGTTTACTATCCAGGACTTGAAAGTTTTGAAGGTCATGAATTAGCTAAAAAGCAAATGAGTCAGTTCGGAGGAATAATGGCATTTGAAGTAAAAGGTGGAGTAGAAGCTGGTAAGAAATTAATGAACAGTCTTCATCTTTGTATATTGGCAGTAAGTTTGGGAGATGCAGAGACTCTAGTGGAACATGCAGCATCTATGACACATTCGCCATATTCTAAGGAAGAAAGAGAAGCAGCAGGAATAAGTGATGGTTTAGTTAGGATTTCTGTTGGTTTGGAAGATGTAAAAGACATTATAGATGATTTAAAACAAGGTCTAGATCAACTGTTATAA
- a CDS encoding sensor histidine kinase: MSLKEYLKSKISVIFINLISLITLVVFLFSIGNTFESIKVIVISWIIVLILFFTFEYKERNVYFNEVLKSTENLDKKYLISEIIDIPPYVDAVPYYYLLKKSSKSMREEINKIQKQRKDYKEYIEQWIHEVKTPISSIKLIEENNKTSTSRAVLQQLENIDAYVEQALFYARSEDVEKDYLIKEISLEECVNRVIIKNKQLLILNSIDIETKDINKNIYCDSKWLEFIINQILVNSAKYRKNESPIIKIYAEDIKNGTQLIIEDNGIGIPDDEINRVFEKGFTGNKGRVNSKSTGIGLYLCKKLCDKLGLLICINSEENKYTKVIITFPKGSFCKFEKKDLI; the protein is encoded by the coding sequence ATGAGTTTAAAAGAATACTTAAAAAGTAAAATTAGTGTAATATTCATAAATCTTATCTCATTAATAACACTTGTAGTTTTCTTATTTAGTATTGGAAATACTTTTGAAAGTATAAAGGTTATTGTGATTTCATGGATTATAGTACTTATATTGTTTTTTACTTTTGAATATAAAGAGAGAAATGTTTATTTTAATGAAGTTCTAAAATCAACAGAAAATCTAGATAAGAAATATTTAATTAGTGAGATTATAGATATACCTCCATATGTGGATGCTGTTCCCTATTATTATTTATTAAAAAAATCTAGCAAGTCTATGAGGGAAGAAATTAATAAAATACAAAAACAACGTAAAGATTATAAAGAATACATAGAGCAGTGGATACATGAAGTTAAAACGCCCATATCATCCATTAAATTAATAGAAGAAAACAACAAAACCTCTACCTCTAGGGCTGTACTACAACAGTTAGAAAATATAGATGCTTATGTTGAGCAAGCTTTGTTTTATGCAAGAAGTGAAGATGTGGAAAAAGATTACCTTATTAAAGAAATATCTTTAGAGGAATGTGTAAATAGGGTTATTATAAAAAATAAGCAACTATTGATATTAAATAGTATAGATATTGAAACTAAAGATATAAATAAGAATATTTATTGTGACAGTAAATGGTTAGAGTTTATAATAAATCAAATCCTAGTTAACTCTGCAAAATACAGAAAAAATGAATCGCCAATTATAAAAATATACGCAGAGGATATTAAAAATGGAACCCAACTAATTATAGAAGATAATGGTATAGGAATACCAGATGATGAAATAAATCGTGTATTTGAAAAAGGATTTACAGGTAATAAAGGACGAGTAAATAGTAAATCAACAGGAATTGGATTATATTTATGTAAGAAACTATGTGATAAGCTGGGACTATTAATATGCATAAATTCTGAAGAAAATAAATATACAAAAGTTATTATTACCTTTCCAAAGGGAAGCTTTTGTAAATTTGAAAAAAAGGATCTTATTTAA
- a CDS encoding FtsX-like permease family protein: MYVKLALENAKKSIKDYLIYFITITICVSLFYAFMSLSSSSYELITEKSYKFEVLKAILKYSTYVITGVLIILVGYVNKYMMKRRQREFATYILLGSEQKSVALMFFIETLIVGVMAIMCGICIGTLFSQVVTAIVLTTAKQEVVFNFRLYMDTVVITFIFFISMFCIIGVYNIRVLKKLKLINMMNVEKKTEFQFKRSGKFYAIVFGLSVILYSVGGYCTYKLINNNGYSAVDYRNGFIFQVISLASFIVATYLLFYSIAYIIIFIKERCINFKYENTNLFLIGAIVSKIKTAPILMATICITFLGAAISFMLTLVMSQWSLGYLDYRVPFDIDVRNEYSYRFGENTSLEDIKDIPKINYEEVIKYLNDNDYGVEEYCQVEKYFLNKEDFYIRDVDNIPIVVVKLSDFNKLRSMLGYKEIKLRDNEFTTQWQKIIKEDDIKKSIKENSIINIDGKNLNISDTGYYTESIGEGIYNIYSDHIIVLPDKLCENLTLASTNLLVNTKKEVDFEKIIEFKGKYIYDWFKSNNENLTKKYNNKNGDISEYLIETRVRAFETNNILNSTLAMRILGIYLGTVLLMISLTVLALQQLSDSIEHRSRFNVLKKLGVEEDDINKIILKQISIYFVIPIFIALIGFVIFISNYYILNSEIINSYIGDKAFVINIVIAMILMIFIYVCYFAGTYYTFKRNIKSKEY; the protein is encoded by the coding sequence ATGTACGTTAAATTAGCACTGGAAAATGCAAAGAAATCAATTAAAGACTACTTAATATATTTTATAACTATAACCATATGTGTAAGTTTATTTTATGCTTTTATGTCTTTATCAAGTTCAAGCTATGAACTTATAACAGAGAAGTCCTATAAATTTGAGGTTTTAAAAGCAATATTAAAATATTCAACTTATGTAATAACAGGAGTATTAATAATTCTAGTTGGTTATGTAAATAAATATATGATGAAAAGAAGACAAAGAGAATTTGCTACATATATATTACTTGGCAGTGAACAAAAAAGTGTGGCTTTAATGTTTTTTATTGAAACATTAATAGTTGGTGTAATGGCTATAATGTGTGGAATATGTATAGGGACTCTGTTTTCACAAGTAGTAACTGCCATAGTTTTAACTACAGCAAAACAAGAAGTAGTATTTAACTTTAGGCTGTATATGGATACTGTTGTTATAACTTTTATATTTTTCATATCCATGTTTTGTATAATTGGAGTTTATAATATTAGAGTTTTAAAAAAATTAAAGCTGATTAATATGATGAATGTGGAGAAGAAAACAGAGTTTCAATTTAAAAGAAGTGGTAAGTTTTATGCAATAGTTTTTGGATTGTCAGTAATTTTATATAGTGTGGGAGGATACTGTACTTATAAACTTATTAACAATAATGGCTACTCAGCTGTGGATTATAGAAATGGATTTATTTTTCAAGTGATATCCTTAGCAAGTTTTATAGTAGCTACATACTTACTGTTTTACTCTATAGCATATATCATAATTTTTATAAAAGAGAGATGTATTAATTTTAAATACGAAAATACAAATCTTTTTTTAATAGGAGCAATAGTATCAAAAATAAAAACAGCGCCAATATTAATGGCTACCATTTGTATAACATTTCTAGGAGCAGCCATTAGTTTTATGTTAACTCTTGTAATGAGTCAATGGAGTTTAGGTTATTTGGATTATAGAGTACCTTTTGATATAGATGTGAGAAATGAGTATAGCTATAGATTTGGTGAAAACACAAGTTTAGAGGATATTAAGGACATACCTAAAATAAATTATGAGGAAGTTATAAAATATTTAAACGACAATGATTATGGTGTTGAAGAGTACTGTCAGGTGGAAAAATACTTTTTGAATAAAGAAGATTTTTATATAAGAGATGTAGACAATATACCTATAGTTGTAGTGAAATTAAGTGATTTTAATAAACTAAGAAGTATGTTAGGTTATAAGGAAATTAAGCTAAGAGATAATGAATTTACTACTCAGTGGCAAAAAATCATAAAGGAAGATGATATAAAAAAATCCATAAAAGAAAATTCAATTATAAATATAGATGGAAAAAATTTAAATATCAGTGACACTGGATATTATACTGAATCTATTGGAGAGGGAATTTATAATATTTACTCAGATCACATTATAGTATTGCCAGACAAGTTATGTGAAAATCTAACTCTTGCAAGTACTAATTTATTAGTTAATACAAAGAAGGAAGTAGATTTTGAGAAAATCATAGAGTTTAAAGGTAAATATATATACGATTGGTTTAAAAGTAATAATGAGAATTTAACTAAAAAATATAATAATAAAAATGGAGATATAAGTGAATATTTAATTGAAACTAGAGTGAGAGCTTTTGAAACTAATAATATATTAAATTCAACTTTAGCCATGAGGATTTTAGGAATATATTTAGGCACAGTTTTACTTATGATTAGTTTAACAGTCCTTGCTCTTCAGCAACTTTCTGACTCTATAGAACATAGAAGTAGGTTCAATGTACTTAAAAAGTTGGGAGTGGAAGAGGATGATATTAATAAAATAATTTTAAAACAAATATCCATATATTTTGTAATTCCCATATTTATAGCTTTAATTGGTTTTGTAATATTTATATCTAATTATTATATTTTAAATTCGGAAATAATTAATTCTTATATAGGTGATAAAGCCTTTGTAATTAACATTGTAATAGCCATGATTTTAATGATATTCATATATGTGTGCTATTTTGCAGGTACTTATTACACTTTTAAAAGAAATATAAAGTCTAAAGAATATTAA
- a CDS encoding response regulator transcription factor has translation MFNIMIIDDNEQLQNELGNMLFNNGYLVTKIKEFNNISSQVENNNPDLILLDINLPNEDGFKICTEIRSFSKVPIIFITSRDTNVDELMGITLGGDDFIIKPYNTQILLARISSLLKRAYPNDKSMDIIEYKGLKLNILSSTLEHDGKTVELTKNELKILHYLLNNKGKIVSRVDIMEYLWDSSLFVNDNTLTVNITRIRNKIEEIGLSDFIKTKRGQGYII, from the coding sequence ATGTTTAATATAATGATAATAGACGACAATGAACAATTACAAAATGAACTGGGGAACATGTTATTTAATAATGGTTATTTAGTAACAAAGATAAAAGAATTTAATAATATATCTTCCCAAGTGGAAAATAATAATCCAGATTTAATATTATTAGATATAAACTTGCCAAATGAAGATGGATTTAAAATTTGTACAGAAATAAGAAGCTTTTCAAAGGTGCCAATCATATTTATTACAAGTAGAGATACAAATGTGGATGAACTTATGGGAATTACTCTAGGTGGAGATGACTTTATAATAAAGCCATATAACACTCAAATACTTTTAGCTAGAATATCTTCATTATTAAAAAGAGCTTATCCTAATGATAAATCCATGGATATTATTGAATATAAGGGGTTAAAACTTAACATATTATCAAGTACTTTAGAACATGATGGAAAGACTGTTGAACTTACTAAAAATGAATTGAAGATTTTGCACTATTTACTTAATAACAAAGGAAAGATAGTATCTAGAGTGGATATTATGGAATATTTATGGGATAGTTCTTTATTTGTAAATGATAATACTTTGACTGTTAATATAACAAGAATAAGAAATAAGATAGAAGAAATTGGTCTAAGTGATTTTATAAAAACTAAAAGAGGCCAGGGATATATAATATGA